Proteins co-encoded in one Pseudomonadota bacterium genomic window:
- a CDS encoding DUF5320 domain-containing protein, whose amino-acid sequence MPGFDGTGPQGQGSMTGGGMGYCARPAVGQVASRPLVRQPIGGQPVYYGAGRGGLPRGGGRGRAFGGGRGRSAGRRSRW is encoded by the coding sequence ATGCCAGGATTTGATGGAACAGGACCCCAGGGTCAAGGATCGATGACCGGTGGCGGGATGGGTTATTGCGCCCGTCCTGCAGTTGGCCAAGTAGCTTCCCGTCCTCTGGTTAGGCAGCCAATTGGCGGCCAGCCGGTATATTACGGGGCTGGTCGTGGCGGCTTGCCCAGAGGCGGCGGCCGTGGTCGAGCCTTTGGTGGCGGTCGTGGTCGCTCTGCCGGTCGGCGAAGCCGCTGGTAG
- a CDS encoding NifB/NifX family molybdenum-iron cluster-binding protein: protein MKIAVSSSGSTMDAQVDPRFGRCQYFIIYDSDSGSSEALANEFQGASGGAGTQAAQMVVGKGVKAVLTGNCGPNAFAVLQDAGVQVVTGASGTVGEAVKNFEQGSLQSSTGPNVADHAGMTQSQGVVPPAPGMGGGRGMGGGGRGMGGGRGGGRGGGGRRGNF from the coding sequence ATGAAAATAGCAGTGAGTTCAAGCGGTTCAACCATGGATGCCCAGGTTGATCCTCGTTTTGGTCGTTGTCAGTATTTTATCATTTATGATTCGGATTCCGGCAGTTCGGAAGCCTTGGCGAATGAGTTTCAAGGTGCATCCGGTGGTGCCGGAACCCAGGCAGCCCAGATGGTGGTCGGTAAAGGGGTTAAGGCGGTGCTGACGGGAAATTGCGGGCCTAACGCCTTTGCCGTTCTTCAGGATGCCGGGGTTCAGGTGGTGACAGGAGCCTCAGGAACGGTTGGGGAAGCGGTTAAAAATTTTGAACAGGGAAGCCTGCAATCATCAACTGGTCCAAATGTCGCGGATCATGCGGGAATGACTCAGTCTCAGGGTGTTGTTCCCCCTGCCCCTGGAATGGGCGGCGGCCGGGGAATGGGCGGCGGTGGTCGGGGAATGGGCGGCGGCCGTGGAGGTGGACGCGGCGGCGGTGGCCGGCGAGGCAATTTCTGA
- a CDS encoding DUF5320 domain-containing protein, producing the protein MPGFDGTGPQGMGAMTGGRRGYCATGVPGPYNYGPRFGGWNRGVPGMPYGSPQAYGYDPQAELQFLQQQAAGWQQNLEQLEARIKQLEDQLQQKQPAD; encoded by the coding sequence ATGCCAGGATTTGATGGAACAGGACCTCAGGGTATGGGGGCAATGACCGGCGGTCGACGCGGTTACTGCGCCACCGGTGTTCCCGGTCCTTATAACTACGGCCCTCGTTTTGGCGGTTGGAACCGTGGTGTTCCGGGGATGCCCTATGGCAGTCCCCAGGCTTACGGTTATGATCCCCAAGCTGAATTGCAGTTTCTGCAGCAGCAGGCTGCCGGATGGCAGCAGAACTTGGAGCAGTTGGAAGCGAGAATTAAGCAATTGGAAGATCAATTACAGCAAAAACAACCGGCTGATTAA
- a CDS encoding NifB/NifX family molybdenum-iron cluster-binding protein — MLIAFSVDNNNEKAMMDSRFGRCPFFALLEDQSGEIEYVANPAAGASMGAGTGAAQMLINRDVAVVVSGQVGPKALEILEATGTPIYLTPAELPFSIALQRYQEGQLQQYRLQRF; from the coding sequence ATGCTGATTGCTTTCAGTGTAGACAACAATAATGAGAAAGCGATGATGGATTCGCGGTTCGGTCGTTGTCCTTTCTTTGCTTTGCTTGAAGATCAGAGCGGTGAGATTGAATATGTGGCCAATCCGGCAGCCGGCGCCTCGATGGGTGCCGGTACCGGGGCGGCTCAGATGCTTATAAATCGGGATGTGGCAGTGGTGGTGAGCGGGCAGGTGGGGCCGAAAGCCCTGGAAATTCTCGAGGCGACAGGGACTCCCATCTATCTGACCCCGGCTGAACTGCCATTTTCTATCGCCTTGCAACGATATCAGGAAGGGCAGCTGCAGCAATATCGCTTGCAGCGATTTTAA
- a CDS encoding NifB/NifX family molybdenum-iron cluster-binding protein, with the protein MRKIALAANDKNGLDGEMSMHFGRCPAYVVAYVTDDNRIEKTEMVENPYFGQHVPGQVPTFIKSLGADVMIAGGMGPKAIEMFQGFGIEVATGVGGNVGNVLQAYLDGKISGAAGCGHEH; encoded by the coding sequence GTGAGAAAGATAGCGTTGGCGGCCAATGACAAAAATGGTCTTGATGGTGAAATGAGCATGCACTTCGGGCGCTGTCCGGCTTATGTGGTTGCTTATGTTACGGATGATAACCGGATTGAAAAAACCGAGATGGTTGAAAATCCTTATTTTGGGCAGCATGTTCCCGGCCAGGTGCCGACTTTTATTAAATCTCTGGGTGCCGATGTCATGATTGCCGGGGGCATGGGGCCAAAAGCCATTGAAATGTTTCAGGGATTCGGTATCGAAGTCGCAACCGGGGTCGGGGGAAATGTGGGCAATGTACTGCAGGCCTATCTGGATGGAAAAATTTCCGGAGCTGCCGGCTGTGGCCATGAGCATTGA
- a CDS encoding nitroreductase family protein, translated as MDSLECLLTRRSIRKFKDQDVDNETLQKVIEAARYAPSWANTQCWEFVVVRDQGVKEQLVQTVPEENAARKLLLQAPVVMAILGKHELSGYYNGEAATNKGDSWYMFDVGLASENLALAAHSLGLGSVTLGLFDAPAAEKVLSVPAGVSLVALMPLGYPEKTPSRAPSRKPICEFVFLNKYESPWATGEENLCFIEE; from the coding sequence ATGGATTCTTTAGAATGTTTACTGACCAGGCGTAGTATTCGCAAATTTAAAGATCAGGATGTTGACAACGAAACATTGCAGAAAGTTATTGAGGCGGCTCGGTACGCTCCTTCGTGGGCCAATACCCAATGCTGGGAGTTTGTTGTCGTTCGGGATCAGGGGGTGAAAGAGCAGCTGGTCCAGACTGTTCCGGAAGAGAATGCTGCTCGCAAATTATTACTCCAGGCCCCGGTGGTCATGGCAATTTTGGGGAAACACGAGCTTTCAGGCTATTACAATGGTGAAGCGGCTACCAATAAGGGTGACTCCTGGTATATGTTTGATGTGGGCCTCGCAAGTGAGAACCTAGCTCTGGCTGCCCATTCTTTGGGGTTGGGGTCGGTAACTTTGGGACTTTTTGATGCCCCGGCGGCCGAAAAAGTGCTTTCAGTTCCCGCTGGAGTGTCATTGGTAGCCCTGATGCCTTTAGGCTATCCGGAGAAAACCCCTTCCAGGGCGCCTTCCCGTAAGCCTATCTGTGAATTTGTTTTTTTGAATAAATATGAAAGTCCCTGGGCTACGGGAGAAGAGAATCTGTGTTTTATTGAAGAATAA